GCGAGGTCTTCCGCAGATATGGTTGGAGGTAACGCATGCCATTCAAAGAAGATAGGAGAGACCGTGTTATCTTGTGATAGAACCTGTTAATACCTGAACCTTTTTTGTTTCTTTTTTTCCGTCCTTTTCGACAACTAACCAGTACGTCCCGGAGTTCAGTGTTGAGATGTCAAGCGCTAACAATCCGTTTCCCGTTATATCGAACACACGACGTCCGGTAATGTCATAAAGTATGACCGTTCCGGTTTCTCTTCCCACATCAACGAACAACATCCCCGATGCTGGGTTCGGATAGACCTTGATCCCGCTCTCATCAGGTGTGGTTTCGTCTACCATCTCCGCAGGACGTCTCTGGAAACGACCGTACACTATAGACCACGAAAACCCGCCCTCGTCAGGATACGCGAAACCGAAATACTTTGCTCTTGGCCAGCCGTCTTTATCGAGACAGGAGACAAACGCCCTCAACGTTGCAATGGTGTCGTATTCTGGGGAAAGGTAGAAGATATTCTCCAAATACCAATCTTCGTACACCGGTTGGTCAGCATAGATATCGAACATCGTGGTAGATGCAGTATCCCTTGATGCCACGACGTCATCATAATCCATTTTTACGTATTCATAGTTAACTACGTAGTACTTCATCCCTAAACAATCATCAACCAATTCATCCGGAATCACGAACGTGTCCGACCCTGCCTCTGCAGGTTCAAGAGGTTCTGTACCGTCACCGTAAGCGTATACCCATTCCTTCGTACTCACGTATGAGGTGTCCGGACCTGCTACCCTCTTAGTTACTGTAGTGTAGTATTCAAATTCGTAATCATTTCTCCACTCTTGGTGTACGTTTTTCTTAGACCTTTCCCTTTCTCCAACCGTCGGTTGGGGTCTGCCTTCAGCATAAGAGGTTGACACCAATACAGAGAGACCGAGAAAAACGGATAACCCGCGCCTGATTACTTCTGATAACTTCCTTCTGTTTTTTCTATCTTTGTTGAATATTTCACTTCTATTATGTGTTTTAAGATGTTTTTTCATGTTATAATTGTACACTTTGTCATATTTAAACTTATCTTTTGACTTTTATAGGTTAGTTAATTTTGCTTCACAAATGTTTTTAATCTGGACGGAAGAATTGTTTATTACTTTTTGTAAGGAGGTGGATGGATTGTTGGATGACCCAAAACTGCGGATGTTGATGATGTATCTCTTTGCACAGGTGTTGGGCATATCCGTCGGTGTCTACCTTATCCAGATGAGTGCCGTCAGCCCGGTTTTTTCGGAGATGAAGGTTGAACCGATGGGTGAGAACAATCCGTTGAATTCTTTACTGTTCGTGGTCTATGTGCTTGTCGGTTCGCTCCTCCTTCTTATTCTGCTGAAATTCTACAGAGGGATAATGCTGTACCGGTTGATGGAATTTTTCGTCATATTCTTTGCATCCAACATAGTGTTCTTTGTTTTATTCTATATGGTGTTGAATGAAGATTATGCGGTTCTGTTGGCTTTGGCATCATCATTCCTTCTCGCATTAGGTAAACAGATCAAACCCGAATTGAGGAATGTTGCGGCGATCGTGTCTTCCGCCGGTGTCGGTGCAGTGTTCGGGTTCTCTTTGAACTTCCTTCCGTCCATAGTGTTCGCAATCCTTCTCTCCGTCTACGATTACATCGCTGTCTTCAAAACGCGGCACATGATCACGTTTGCTAAGGAGTTCAGTACCAAACAGCTTGCCTTTACACTCGTCTCTAAAAGACCGGAAAAGAAAACCAGAGAAGAACGGAAGACCGAGGCACGATACGTTCCCGGAAGGGAAAGGAGACTCGAGTTGGGCACCGGTGATGTCGTTGTGCCGATGATGGTTGCCGTGTCCTCCTATTATCCGTTCGGATGGTGCGGCCCTGTCGTGATGGTTCTCTCTGCATCAGTGTCTCTATGGATGTTGATGACCTACGTCAGTAGGAAAGGTAAGATCCTTCCGGCACTACCTTTTCTGACCTCTGGTATGCTGGTCGGAACATCGGTCCTGTGGTTGTCGACAATTTTATAAATATTGGGCACGATTAATACCCCTATGGGAGCCGAAGACGTTGTTAACTATCTTAAAGCCGAGAAGGAGAACATAGATAAACTTATCGAAGACATCATCCCGAGACGCGTTGACGAAAGGTTCATGGAGACGTTGCTAGGCACTCCTCTGTACAAGTACGATGCAGAAACGTTTCAGAAGACGGTCGTCGACCCTCTGTGGGACCTGTTGGATAGGGGCGGCAAACGATGGCGACCGTGGATGTTTTTCACGGTGTTGAGATGTTTGGGCGGTGATTACGATAAGTACAAATATCTAGGTGCCGCGATAGAGGTTATACATAACGGTTCTCTGGTTGCCGACGATATCGAAGACAGAACCACTGTAAGACGTGGTAAAAAGGCTATCCATCTGATCTTCGGTGAGGATGTTGCGGTCAACCTTTCCTCGCTGATGTATTTCCTGCCCACCAAGGCCATAGATGATATCGATGCTGACCCGGAAACCTACAGACGGTTGTCGAACACGTTACACAGTGAACTGATCAGGATACATGTCGGTCAGGCTACGGATATAGGATGGCATGCTGGTATGAAGGATACGAGACGGATCACCGTGCCTGAATATCTTCAGATGTGCGCTAACAAAACGGGTGTGTTGCCGAGACTTGCGTGTAAATGGGCAGGTATAGCATCGGGTCTCTCCGAAGAAGATGTGGAAAAGTTGGGTAGGATGGGTGAAACGATAGGCGTGGCCTTCCAGATCCAGGATGATATAATGAACCTTACCCAGGCGGAAGGGTTGGGTAAAGAGTTCGGTGACGATATCACTGAAGGTAAGAGGACGTTGATGGTGATAAAGGTTATGGAGGATGGGTCGGAGGAAGATAAGAACACGTTGATAGATATACTGAACAAACATACAACCGATATAGAAGAGAAGAGAAAGGTTGTTGAGATATTCAATAAGTATAACGCCTTTGATTATGCTAAACAGGTTGCCCGAAGGATCGTTACAGAGGCATGGGAAGAGGCCGAACAGGTGTTGCCCGATAACGAGTACAAGGAGATGTTGCACAGTTTGGCCCTGTTCTGCGTTGAACGTGATAGATGATGAGAGAGGAGATACCATGCCGATCACGATGAGTAGGGAGGATGAAAAAAAGAAAAAACAGTTGAATGAGAAAGAGGCGGTGCTGTTCCGAAAGATGGGCGGAGAGTTTGAACGGTTCCTGTTCTCCGAAAACATCGATAAAAACGAGTTCCCGATAGAGTATGAGTTGTCCACGTTGTTAAAAAGGATGATGGGTGATCAACTCGATCAGGTTTCGGTTGGAAGGCTCACCGAGTATATAGGTGACGAGGGGGTTAAAGAGTTGATGAATGCCGAGACATCTATAGAAGCGTTGTACATAATAAAGAGAAGGTTGGCGGACCGTGTTTTTGATAAGGGTGGGTAGAATGTTTGATTCCATCGATGAGATCGAGGAGATCGTGAAAAGTGAAGAGTTCAAATACGTGAAAAAGAAGGTGTTACTGATGGATGCAAACATAAGAATGGCGCGGTCTGTCGATGAACTGCTTTCATTGAAAAAAGAGATGGACGAGTTTTTCGAAAAACTTAAGTCAGACCCTAAACTGTACATGGTG
This window of the Candidatus Micrarchaeota archaeon genome carries:
- a CDS encoding T9SS type A sorting domain-containing protein, with the translated sequence MKKHLKTHNRSEIFNKDRKNRRKLSEVIRRGLSVFLGLSVLVSTSYAEGRPQPTVGERERSKKNVHQEWRNDYEFEYYTTVTKRVAGPDTSYVSTKEWVYAYGDGTEPLEPAEAGSDTFVIPDELVDDCLGMKYYVVNYEYVKMDYDDVVASRDTASTTMFDIYADQPVYEDWYLENIFYLSPEYDTIATLRAFVSCLDKDGWPRAKYFGFAYPDEGGFSWSIVYGRFQRRPAEMVDETTPDESGIKVYPNPASGMLFVDVGRETGTVILYDITGRRVFDITGNGLLALDISTLNSGTYWLVVEKDGKKETKKVQVLTGSITR
- a CDS encoding polyprenyl synthetase family protein — its product is MGAEDVVNYLKAEKENIDKLIEDIIPRRVDERFMETLLGTPLYKYDAETFQKTVVDPLWDLLDRGGKRWRPWMFFTVLRCLGGDYDKYKYLGAAIEVIHNGSLVADDIEDRTTVRRGKKAIHLIFGEDVAVNLSSLMYFLPTKAIDDIDADPETYRRLSNTLHSELIRIHVGQATDIGWHAGMKDTRRITVPEYLQMCANKTGVLPRLACKWAGIASGLSEEDVEKLGRMGETIGVAFQIQDDIMNLTQAEGLGKEFGDDITEGKRTLMVIKVMEDGSEEDKNTLIDILNKHTTDIEEKRKVVEIFNKYNAFDYAKQVARRIVTEAWEEAEQVLPDNEYKEMLHSLALFCVERDR